One region of Candidatus Leptovillus gracilis genomic DNA includes:
- a CDS encoding ABC transporter ATP-binding protein, with amino-acid sequence MGRDYETDVDGRVPRLSGEQIHTYRRLLRYVRPYRRWMVVSILALLFSVALGLILPLVIRNLVDIVLVDKNFTLLNQLALGLLVVFLLQGVASFVNQLSLAFVGENVVADIRVAVYSHLQSLSLKYFTDHRTGEIVSRITNDVVLLQTAVTDNLVALLRQAITLVGASILLFVLDWRLTLIILLGIPPITLTMVWLGRKIRRAATAVQDALAQGANVLEETVSGVRIVQSFAREEYEIGRFSARVTDIFNAAMRRAKIGAVLGPIIGFMAFASITITLWFGGYEVIQGRLTPGDLVAYLIYTMLVAAPIASLAGLYAQFQSAIGATERLFDLLDTPSEIISRPDAPPLPLVNGEVVFEDVSFAYSTAVALLRSVSFTARPGQVIALVGPSGAGKSTLVSLIPRFWDVDNGRVTIDGHDIRDVNLRSLREQIGIVPQETTLFSDTVYNNIRYGKLDASRDEVEAAARAANAHDFILSDLPEGYNTPVGERGVKLSGGQRQRVAIARALLKDPRILILDEATSSLDSESESLVQEALDRLMQGRTSFVIAHRLSTVVNADWVLVLNEGRIVEQGDHASLLAQPDGLYTRLYHMQFASADALAEVSLKT; translated from the coding sequence TCCTGGCGCTGCTGTTTAGCGTGGCCCTGGGCCTGATTTTGCCACTGGTCATTCGCAACCTGGTGGACATTGTATTGGTAGATAAAAACTTCACCTTGCTGAACCAATTGGCGTTGGGGCTGCTTGTGGTTTTTTTGTTGCAAGGCGTCGCCAGTTTCGTCAACCAATTGTCGCTGGCTTTTGTGGGCGAAAACGTGGTGGCCGACATTCGTGTGGCGGTATACAGTCATTTGCAGTCATTGTCGCTCAAATACTTCACCGACCATCGCACCGGCGAGATTGTGTCGCGCATTACCAACGATGTGGTGCTGCTGCAAACGGCCGTCACCGACAACCTCGTCGCCCTGCTGCGGCAGGCCATCACCCTCGTAGGCGCATCTATTTTGCTTTTTGTGCTGGACTGGCGGCTGACGCTGATCATTCTGCTGGGCATCCCGCCGATTACCCTGACGATGGTCTGGTTGGGGCGCAAAATCCGTCGGGCGGCAACGGCCGTGCAAGACGCCCTGGCCCAAGGCGCCAACGTGCTGGAAGAAACCGTCTCCGGGGTGCGCATTGTGCAATCTTTCGCCCGCGAGGAATATGAAATCGGGCGCTTTTCGGCGCGGGTGACAGACATCTTCAACGCCGCCATGCGCCGGGCAAAAATCGGCGCGGTGTTGGGGCCGATTATCGGCTTTATGGCCTTCGCCTCAATTACCATCACCCTCTGGTTTGGCGGCTACGAGGTCATTCAGGGGCGGCTGACGCCTGGCGACCTGGTGGCCTATCTGATTTACACCATGCTGGTGGCTGCGCCCATCGCCTCGCTGGCCGGGCTGTATGCCCAATTTCAGTCGGCTATTGGGGCCACCGAGCGGCTGTTCGACTTACTGGATACACCGTCGGAGATAATCAGCCGGCCAGATGCGCCGCCGCTGCCGCTGGTGAATGGCGAGGTGGTGTTTGAAGACGTGAGTTTTGCCTACAGCACGGCCGTTGCCCTGTTACGCTCTGTCTCGTTCACCGCCCGGCCCGGCCAGGTGATCGCTTTGGTGGGGCCGAGCGGGGCGGGCAAGTCTACCCTGGTAAGCCTGATTCCGCGCTTCTGGGATGTGGATAACGGCCGTGTCACCATAGACGGCCACGACATCCGCGACGTGAATCTGCGCAGCCTGCGCGAGCAAATTGGCATTGTGCCCCAGGAGACCACCCTGTTCTCTGACACGGTGTACAACAACATCCGCTACGGCAAACTAGACGCCAGCCGCGACGAAGTGGAAGCGGCCGCGCGCGCCGCCAACGCCCACGACTTCATCTTGAGCGATTTACCCGAAGGCTACAACACACCGGTCGGCGAACGCGGCGTGAAGCTCAGCGGCGGGCAGCGCCAGCGGGTGGCCATCGCCCGCGCCCTGTTAAAAGACCCACGCATCCTCATTTTGGACGAAGCCACCTCATCGCTAGACAGCGAGAGCGAGAGCCTGGTACAGGAAGCGCTGGACCGGTTGATGCAAGGGCGCACATCGTTCGTCATCGCCCATCGGCTGAGTACGGTGGTGAATGCGGATTGGGTGTTGGTGCTGAATGAGGGGCGCATTGTGGAACAAGGAGACCATGCCAGCCTGCTGGCGCAGCCGGATGGCCTGTACACGCGTCTTTACCACATGCAGTTCGCCAGCGCCGACGCCCTGGCGGAAGTGTCTCTGAAGACGTGA
- a CDS encoding ATP-binding cassette domain-containing protein — protein MEQRGARETRQAAGANGEADNEETAVPPQNRWALQNINFTIEPGQLAALVGPSGAGKTSITYLIPRLYDPTNGRILLDNHDIRDLTLPTLSDNIGMVTQETYLFYDTIAANLLYARPDASQAEMIAAAQAANIHDFIISLPDSYDTVVGERGYRLSGGERQRIAIARVILKNPRILVLDEATSHLDSLSEALIQEALQRVMQGRTSLVIAHRLSTILAADLILVMEQGQLVEQGTHESLLAQGGLYASLYETQFKPHLTPTTTMN, from the coding sequence CTGGAACAGCGAGGCGCACGTGAAACGAGGCAAGCAGCGGGGGCCAATGGTGAGGCGGACAACGAGGAAACGGCCGTGCCGCCGCAAAACCGTTGGGCGCTGCAAAACATCAACTTCACCATCGAGCCGGGCCAACTGGCGGCCCTGGTAGGGCCGAGCGGCGCCGGCAAAACCAGCATCACCTACCTCATCCCGCGGCTGTATGACCCAACAAACGGCCGTATCCTGCTAGACAACCACGACATCCGTGACCTTACCCTGCCAACCCTGTCCGACAATATCGGCATGGTCACCCAGGAAACTTACCTGTTTTATGACACCATCGCCGCCAACCTGCTCTATGCCCGGCCCGATGCCAGTCAGGCAGAGATGATCGCGGCCGCCCAGGCCGCCAACATCCACGATTTCATCATCTCCCTACCCGATAGCTACGATACCGTCGTCGGCGAACGTGGCTATCGCCTCAGCGGCGGCGAGCGCCAGCGCATCGCTATCGCCCGCGTCATCCTGAAAAACCCCCGTATTCTGGTACTGGATGAAGCCACATCACACCTGGACTCATTGTCTGAGGCGCTAATTCAGGAGGCATTGCAGCGTGTGATGCAGGGGCGCACCAGCCTTGTCATCGCCCATCGTTTGTCTACCATCCTGGCGGCCGACCTGATTTTGGTGATGGAACAAGGGCAGTTGGTCGAGCAAGGCACGCACGAATCGCTGCTGGCGCAAGGCGGGCTGTATGCCAGCCTGTACGAAACACAGTTCAAACCCCATTTAACTCCCACCACCACAATGAATTAG